A genomic segment from Juglans regia cultivar Chandler chromosome 14, Walnut 2.0, whole genome shotgun sequence encodes:
- the LOC109014933 gene encoding uncharacterized protein LOC109014933 isoform X1: MVFSQLIASHLLPRWLEVLLTEKFYNACILHEEAKKNEKNVYCLDCCTSLCPHCLSPHRSHRILQIRRYVYHDVIRLDDAAKLMDCAFVQSYTTNSAKVVFLHQRPQTRNFRGSGNFCSSCDRSLQDPYLFCSLSCKIDYHIRTKGGISEYLSDFKSLSLPAPGLDDGSMTPESVLEPAGSSRTSSGSGEYGGMDCKTLGSTATTEIVRKKRSSLSAYRAACRPVFSPVSESSASLMNRRKGTPQRSPLY; encoded by the exons atgGTG TTTTCTCAGCTTATTGCTTCCCATCTTCTACCTCGGTGGCTTGAAGTCCTTCTAACAGAGAAGTTCTACAACGCATGCATACTTCATGAAGAGGCCAAGAAGAATGAAAAGAACGTCTATTGCCTGGACTGTTGCACCAGTCTCTGCCCTCACTGCTTGTCCCCTCACCGTTCTCACCGAATCTTGCAG ATAAGAAGGTATGTTTACCACGATGTTATAAGGTTGGATGATGCTGCGAAGTTGATGGACTGTGCCTTTGTTCAA TCATACACAACCAACAGTGCAAAGGTAGTGTTTTTGCACCAAAGGCCACAGACAAGGAACTTCAGGGGCTCCGGCAACTTTTGCAGTTCCTGTGACAGAAGTCTGCAGGACCCATACCTCTTCTGCTCCCTCTCCTGCAAG ATTGATTATCACATTCGAACGAAAGGTGGGATTTCGGAGTACCTCTCCGACTTCAAATCCTTGTCCTTACCCGCACCGGGTTTAGACGACGGTTCGATGACACCTGAATCGGTTCTTGAACCGGCCGGTTCGAGCCGTACCTCGTCTGGATCGGGCGAATACGGTGGGATGGACTGCAAGACGCTTGGTAGTACTGCCACAACCGAGATagtgaggaagaagaggagTAGCCTGTCTGCATATCGGGCGGCATGTCGACCTGTATTTTCACCCGTATCCGAAAGTTCGGCCAGTTTGATGAACCGGAGAAAAGGGACTCCACAAAGATCTCCGCTTTATTGA
- the LOC109014933 gene encoding uncharacterized protein LOC109014933 isoform X2: MVLIASHLLPRWLEVLLTEKFYNACILHEEAKKNEKNVYCLDCCTSLCPHCLSPHRSHRILQIRRYVYHDVIRLDDAAKLMDCAFVQSYTTNSAKVVFLHQRPQTRNFRGSGNFCSSCDRSLQDPYLFCSLSCKIDYHIRTKGGISEYLSDFKSLSLPAPGLDDGSMTPESVLEPAGSSRTSSGSGEYGGMDCKTLGSTATTEIVRKKRSSLSAYRAACRPVFSPVSESSASLMNRRKGTPQRSPLY; this comes from the exons atgGTG CTTATTGCTTCCCATCTTCTACCTCGGTGGCTTGAAGTCCTTCTAACAGAGAAGTTCTACAACGCATGCATACTTCATGAAGAGGCCAAGAAGAATGAAAAGAACGTCTATTGCCTGGACTGTTGCACCAGTCTCTGCCCTCACTGCTTGTCCCCTCACCGTTCTCACCGAATCTTGCAG ATAAGAAGGTATGTTTACCACGATGTTATAAGGTTGGATGATGCTGCGAAGTTGATGGACTGTGCCTTTGTTCAA TCATACACAACCAACAGTGCAAAGGTAGTGTTTTTGCACCAAAGGCCACAGACAAGGAACTTCAGGGGCTCCGGCAACTTTTGCAGTTCCTGTGACAGAAGTCTGCAGGACCCATACCTCTTCTGCTCCCTCTCCTGCAAG ATTGATTATCACATTCGAACGAAAGGTGGGATTTCGGAGTACCTCTCCGACTTCAAATCCTTGTCCTTACCCGCACCGGGTTTAGACGACGGTTCGATGACACCTGAATCGGTTCTTGAACCGGCCGGTTCGAGCCGTACCTCGTCTGGATCGGGCGAATACGGTGGGATGGACTGCAAGACGCTTGGTAGTACTGCCACAACCGAGATagtgaggaagaagaggagTAGCCTGTCTGCATATCGGGCGGCATGTCGACCTGTATTTTCACCCGTATCCGAAAGTTCGGCCAGTTTGATGAACCGGAGAAAAGGGACTCCACAAAGATCTCCGCTTTATTGA
- the LOC109015734 gene encoding vesicle-associated protein 1-3-like: MGTGDLINIHPSELKFQFELKKQSSCSLQLTNKTDKYVAFKVKTTNPKKYCVRPNVGVLLPRTTCNVTVTMQAPKEAPPDLQCKDKFLLQSVVALDGAITKDITQEMFNKEDGKVVEEFKLRVIYVPANPPSPVPEESVEGSPPRSSVLENGHQNQLLFDAVSRSLEDPKEKSSEAWSIISRLTEEKTSALQQNQNLHRELDLLKKEINKSGAGAFSFLHVVLVGFLSILVGYLVK, translated from the exons ATGGGTACTGGGGATCTTATAAACATTCACCCTTCAGAACTCAAATTCCAGT TTGAATTGAAGAAACAGAGTTCGTGTTCTTTACAATTGACCAATAAAACAGATAAATACGTGGCATTCAAG GTTAAAACAACCAACCCCAAAAAATATTGTGTCCGTCCCAATGTTGGTGTACTTTTGCCTCGAACCACATGCAATGTTACCG TTACAATGCAAGCTCCAAAAGAGGCACCCCCTGATTTGCAGTGCAAGGACAAATTTCTACTTCAAAGTGTTGTTGCACTGGATGGTGCAATCACAAAAGACATTACCCAGGAAATG TTTAACAAAGAGGATGGTAAGGTTGTGGAAGAGTTTAAGTTAAGGGTCATTTACGTTCCTGCAAATCCCCCATCACCTGTCCCCGAAGAATCTGTAGAAGGTTCTCCTCCCAGATCATCAGTGCTTGAGAATGGGCATCAAAATCAGTTATTGTTTGATGCT GTATCGAGATCTTTAGAGGACCCTAAAGAGAAGTCTTCAGAG GCTTGGTCAATAATTTCCAGGTTGACTGAGGAGAAAACTTCTGCATTgcaacaaaatcagaatctacATAGGGAACTG GATCTACTGaagaaagaaattaacaaaAGTGGTGCTGGTGCTTTCTCGTTCTTACATGTGGTGCTGGTTGGTTTCCTTAGCATCCTGGTTGGCTACTTGGTCAAGTAA
- the LOC109015723 gene encoding protein GRAVITROPIC IN THE LIGHT 1-like: MPDTDGSSKPPQISEMFQKFAQAFKSKTIEFFAEIEPVEDSDGFSLLDSAEEVITDQKVVVIKPDPIRGSSLPAQPSSSPPQSVITRPLNPTQNIIINTRMTQTLISYIFATVSSFEASYFQLQAAHVPFVGESVKDADRALVSHLQRLSEFKKFYKDFCRNPDSGADLPIGSCLEAQVEENQSKLRILGSVSNRLQTEIDQKDNQVLVLKKKLGEIQKSNLELSKRLSGNLNSSYEVLLSVRVFDSMLHDACRETHRFTKILIELMIKAMWDLDLAANSVYSDIEYAKKGHNRYAFLSYVCLLMFKGFDLEGFGLGENEIACNGQILSSENNRTSLKQLLEHVSSNPMELLSMSRNCDFSRFCETKYQELIHPTMESSIFSNLDQNETILNSWRSLSVFYESFVRMASSIWTLHKLAFSFNPVVEIFKLERGVDFSMVYMEDVTRRCMFPGKTRSKVGFTVVPGFKIGRAVIQSQVYLSGLQCTE; encoded by the coding sequence atgccgGACACGGACGGCTCCTCAAAACCCCCACAAATCTCTGAAATGTTCCAGAAATTTGCCCAGGCTTTTAAGTCCAAGACCATTGAGTTCTTCGCCGAAATCGAACCCGTCGAAGATTCCGATGGCTTTTCGCTTCTTGACTCCGCCGAAGAAGTCATCACTGACCAGAAAGTCGTGGTCATCAAACCGGACCCAATTCGCGGTTCCTCTCTGCCAGCACAGCCGTCATCATCACCACCACAGTCGGTGATAACAAGGCCGTTGAACCCGACCCAGaatataattatcaataccCGGATGACCCAGACCCTGATTTCTTACATTTTTGCAACCGTTTCCTCGTTTGAAGCTTCGTACTTTCAGTTACAGGCTGCTCACGTTCCGTTTGTTGGGGAAAGCGTGAAGGACGCAGATAGAGCTTTGGTCTCACACCTCCAAAGGCTGTCCGAGTTCAAGAAATTCTATAAAGATTTTTGTAGAAACCCGGATTCTGGTGCTGATTTGCCAATTGGGTCTTGCTTGGAAGCTCAGGTGGAAGAGAATCAGAGCAAGCTGCGGATACTCGGGAGCGTATCGAACCGGTTGCAGACAGAGATTGATCAGAAAGACAACCAGGTCTTGGttttgaagaagaagttggGTGAGATTCAGAAGTCCAATTTGGAATTGTCAAAGAGGTTGTCTGGTAATTTGAATTCATCGTATGAGGTTTTGTTGTCTGTTAGAGTATTTGATTCTATGTTACATGATGCTTGTAGAGAAACACATAGGTTTACAAAAATTTTGATCGAATTGATGATAAAAGCTATGTGGGATTTGGATTTGGCAGCCAATTCTGTCTATTCGGATATTGAATATGCTAAGAAAGGGCATAATCGGTATGCATTTCTGTCGTATGTTTGTTTATTGATGTTCAAAGGATTTGATTTAGAAGGGTTCGGATTGGGTGAGAATGAAATTGCGTGCAATGGGCAGATTTTGAGTTCAGAAAATAATAGAACCTCTTTGAAGCAATTGCTCGAGCACGTATCTAGCAACCCTATGGAGTTGCTAAGTATGAGTCGGAATTgtgatttttctagattttgtGAGACTAAGTATCAGGAGCTTATCCACCCTACCATGGAATCATCCATTTTCAGTAATCTGGATCAAAATGAAACGATATTGAATTCGTGGAGATCACTGAGTGTCTTCTATGAGTCATTTGTCAGAATGGCAAGCTCGATATGGACGCTACATAAGTTGGCCTTTTCGTTTAATCCTGTGGTTGAGATTTTTAAATTGGAGAGAGGCGTGGATTTCTCAATGGTGTACATGGAAGATGTCACAAGGAGATGTATGTTTCCTGGTAAAACTAGATCAAAGGTGGGGTTCACAGTGGTTCCAGGATTTAAAATCGGAAGGGCAGTAATTCAGTCTCAGGTTTATTTAAGTGGCTTGCAATGTACAGAGTAG